From Streptomyces zhihengii, the proteins below share one genomic window:
- a CDS encoding DUF6328 family protein codes for MTMTDHPERETRRAEPHAPGAGDDGADRDHPESPHERVNRRWNEILQETRVAQTGVQILFGFLLSVAFTPLFRELDPFDRGLYVVTVVLGASSTAALIAPVAMHRFLSGLRMKHEVVEAAGRFMACGMVMLALTIGCTLMLILDVVLPGAAAAALVGTVMFWFAVCWVLIPVRIRFKAGRRNN; via the coding sequence ATGACCATGACAGACCACCCGGAGAGAGAGACCCGGCGCGCGGAGCCGCACGCCCCCGGCGCCGGGGACGACGGTGCGGACCGCGACCATCCGGAGAGCCCGCACGAGCGGGTGAACCGCCGATGGAACGAGATCCTCCAGGAGACCCGCGTCGCCCAGACCGGCGTGCAGATCCTCTTCGGCTTCCTGCTGAGCGTCGCCTTCACCCCGCTCTTCCGTGAACTCGACCCCTTCGACCGGGGGTTGTACGTGGTCACCGTCGTGCTGGGCGCCTCGTCTACCGCCGCGCTGATAGCGCCCGTGGCGATGCACCGCTTCCTGTCCGGGCTGCGGATGAAGCACGAAGTCGTCGAGGCCGCCGGGCGGTTCATGGCCTGCGGCATGGTCATGCTGGCCCTGACCATCGGCTGCACCCTGATGCTGATACTCGACGTGGTCCTGCCCGGCGCCGCCGCCGCGGCGCTCGTCGGCACCGTCATGTTCTGGTTCGCCGTCTGCTGGGTCCTCATCCCCGTACGCATCCGCTTCAAGGCGGGCCGCCGGAACAACTGA
- a CDS encoding FAD-binding oxidoreductase, which yields MVQIGGGRIVRGGTRSWWGWGNVEDAVTGAERDALTRRVAQLLPGADLTVHRPPPVEAFGVGASRVRAPRALAPLVSDGVRDRLAHSHGQAFRDVVGALLGRLPHVPDLVVRPTSEAEVVQVLDWCAGARVAVVPFGGGSSVVGGVEPRVGGDWRGTVSLDLTAMNRVLDVDRTSRAALVQAGVLGPGLEGQLRPHGLTLRFFPQSFEFSTLGGWLATRAGGHFATGPTHVDDLTESLRVVTPSGAVESRRLPASGAGPSPDRLFLGSEGALGVITQAWVRLQDRPRHRAGASVGFARYEDGVEAVRALAQSGLNPANCRLLDPMEALLNAGSPTSVLVLGFESADHPVTAWAERALEICRDHGGTPAEPLRVADDAGERPGGGTAADTWRSSFLRMPYQRDALAAQGMIVETFETACTWDRFDAVRAAVDDAARDAMRRAGVTGVVTCRFTHLYPDGPAPYFGVYAAGTWGRTVEQWDEIKAAVSDALIGAGATVTHHHAVGRDHRPWYDRQRPELFAAALRAVKGTLDPAGILNPGVLVDAPPDAAGPEPAGEYR from the coding sequence ATGGTTCAGATCGGCGGTGGACGGATCGTGCGAGGCGGGACGCGCTCCTGGTGGGGATGGGGAAACGTCGAGGACGCGGTGACCGGCGCGGAGCGCGACGCGCTGACCCGGCGGGTCGCCCAGCTGCTGCCGGGCGCGGACCTGACCGTGCACCGGCCGCCGCCCGTCGAGGCGTTCGGGGTGGGAGCGAGCCGTGTCCGGGCCCCGCGGGCGCTGGCGCCGCTCGTGTCCGACGGCGTCCGGGACCGGCTGGCGCACAGTCACGGGCAGGCCTTCCGCGACGTGGTCGGGGCGCTGCTCGGCCGGCTGCCGCACGTCCCCGACCTCGTCGTGCGCCCCACGTCGGAGGCCGAGGTCGTGCAGGTGCTGGACTGGTGCGCCGGAGCCCGGGTGGCGGTCGTGCCCTTCGGGGGCGGCTCGTCGGTGGTGGGCGGCGTCGAACCGCGTGTCGGCGGCGACTGGCGGGGCACCGTCAGCCTGGACCTCACCGCCATGAACCGCGTCCTCGACGTCGACCGCACCAGCCGGGCCGCGCTCGTCCAGGCCGGTGTCCTCGGCCCCGGTCTGGAGGGGCAACTGCGCCCGCACGGCCTGACCCTGCGCTTCTTCCCCCAGTCGTTCGAGTTCTCCACCCTCGGCGGCTGGCTGGCCACCCGGGCCGGGGGCCACTTCGCGACGGGGCCCACCCATGTCGACGACCTCACCGAATCGCTCCGGGTCGTCACCCCGTCCGGTGCCGTGGAGTCCCGCCGGCTGCCGGCCTCCGGCGCCGGGCCGTCCCCCGACCGGCTGTTCCTCGGTTCCGAGGGCGCCCTCGGCGTCATCACCCAGGCATGGGTGCGCCTCCAGGACCGCCCCCGCCACCGGGCGGGCGCGTCGGTGGGCTTCGCCCGGTACGAGGACGGCGTGGAGGCCGTGCGGGCGCTGGCCCAGTCCGGGCTGAACCCCGCCAACTGCCGTCTCCTGGACCCGATGGAGGCCCTGCTCAACGCCGGCTCCCCGACGTCCGTCCTGGTGCTCGGCTTCGAGTCCGCGGACCACCCCGTCACCGCCTGGGCCGAACGCGCCCTGGAGATCTGCCGCGACCACGGCGGGACCCCGGCGGAGCCGCTGCGCGTCGCCGACGACGCCGGGGAGCGGCCCGGGGGCGGCACCGCGGCCGACACCTGGCGCTCCTCGTTCCTCAGGATGCCGTACCAGCGCGACGCGCTCGCGGCCCAGGGCATGATCGTGGAGACCTTCGAGACCGCCTGCACCTGGGACCGTTTCGACGCCGTCCGCGCCGCCGTCGACGACGCGGCCCGGGACGCGATGCGCCGGGCCGGTGTCACCGGAGTCGTCACCTGCCGTTTCACCCATCTCTATCCCGACGGCCCGGCACCGTACTTCGGCGTCTACGCCGCCGGCACCTGGGGCCGGACGGTGGAGCAGTGGGACGAGATCAAGGCGGCGGTGTCCGACGCGCTGATCGGCGCGGGTGCCACGGTCACCCACCACCACGCGGTGGGCCGCGACCACCGGCCCTGGTACGACCGCCAGCGCCCCGAGCTGTTCGCCGCCGCCCTGCGGGCGGTGAAGGGGACGCTCGACCCCGCGGGCATCCTCAACCCCGGTGTCCTCGTCGACGCGCCGCCGGACGCGGCCGGTCCGGAGCCGGCGGGGGAGTACCGGTGA
- a CDS encoding TetR/AcrR family transcriptional regulator: MSKEERAGGRGGAGTKGMPRRERELLILDAGAEEFGTKGYAGGSTAVVAARAGISKPMIYEYFGSRDGLYRACMERAGSRLVAAVASAQDGSPDAGRAARTMGALFRALESRVHDWDLVHDTTLPEGSEPYAAAAVHRRELNHMGAAGVSEVLGAAAITEPLDADLVTHLWYGTVGAAIRWWRHHPEQTAEEMTARFGRVTAALLAPAGGAGGPAKG, encoded by the coding sequence ATGAGCAAGGAGGAGAGGGCCGGCGGGCGCGGTGGTGCGGGCACCAAGGGCATGCCCCGCCGGGAGCGCGAGCTGCTGATCCTGGACGCGGGGGCCGAGGAGTTCGGCACCAAGGGGTACGCGGGCGGTTCCACGGCGGTGGTGGCGGCGCGCGCGGGGATCAGCAAGCCCATGATCTACGAGTACTTCGGCTCCCGGGACGGCCTCTACCGGGCCTGTATGGAGCGGGCGGGCTCCCGGCTGGTCGCCGCGGTGGCGTCGGCCCAGGACGGTTCACCGGACGCGGGGCGCGCGGCGCGCACCATGGGGGCGCTCTTCCGGGCGCTCGAATCCCGCGTGCACGACTGGGACCTGGTCCACGACACCACGCTGCCCGAGGGGAGCGAGCCGTACGCGGCGGCCGCCGTGCACCGGCGGGAGCTCAACCACATGGGGGCGGCGGGTGTGTCGGAGGTCCTCGGCGCCGCGGCGATCACCGAGCCGCTCGACGCGGACCTCGTCACCCATCTCTGGTACGGGACGGTGGGCGCGGCGATCCGCTGGTGGCGGCACCACCCCGAGCAGACCGCCGAGGAGATGACCGCGCGCTTCGGGCGCGTCACCGCGGCCCTTCTCGCACCGGCCGGTGGCGCCGGAGGTCCCGCGAAGGGGTGA
- a CDS encoding gas vesicle protein K, which translates to MAAGPASGKANGNANLHQRLATDPDTVERDLIKLVLTIVELLRQLMERTAIHRVDQGDLSEDQEERIGMTLMILQDRMEELCDRYGLTMDDLNLDLGPLGSLLPRDN; encoded by the coding sequence ATGGCCGCCGGACCCGCGAGCGGGAAGGCGAACGGGAACGCGAATCTGCACCAGCGGCTGGCGACGGACCCCGACACCGTGGAACGGGATCTCATCAAACTGGTCCTCACCATCGTCGAATTGCTGCGCCAGCTCATGGAACGCACCGCGATACACCGGGTGGACCAGGGCGACCTCAGCGAGGACCAGGAGGAACGCATCGGTATGACGCTGATGATTCTCCAGGACCGCATGGAAGAACTGTGCGACCGGTACGGCCTGACGATGGACGACCTGAATCTGGATCTCGGCCCGCTGGGGTCATTGCTGCCGCGCGACAACTGA
- a CDS encoding gas vesicle protein, which yields MPGPQIALIDLLDRLLNGGAVLTGDLVLSIADVDLVHINLRAVIRSITSDEPAPLCAPVRSHPEEL from the coding sequence GTGCCTGGGCCGCAGATCGCGCTGATCGACCTGCTGGACCGGCTGCTGAACGGCGGGGCGGTGCTCACCGGCGACCTCGTCCTCAGCATCGCCGACGTCGACCTGGTGCACATCAATCTCCGGGCCGTCATCCGCTCCATCACGTCCGACGAGCCCGCACCCCTCTGCGCGCCCGTGCGGTCGCATCCCGAGGAGCTCTGA
- a CDS encoding GvpL/GvpF family gas vesicle protein: protein MSEEPLLYVYVVGFDGNALDRVTSLTAGVDGGALRPVSSHRGLTALVSAVPRERFGEEGLAAQLEDLGRLEAVARAHHTVVDTAFAETTVLPMRLATVYRDEARVAAVLEERHAAFDALLRMLDGHVELGVKVYAVPQAAPAPAEPPEGEAGSPGRAYLQRRRAARRSTQDSYRAAAATAEAAARLASAIASARSVHRPQQGEWSGGRGENVANEAYLVPRSEAERFRAEVGALAGDTPGVALEVTGPWAPYSFATEAATGGAAV from the coding sequence ATGAGTGAGGAGCCGCTCCTGTACGTCTACGTGGTCGGCTTCGACGGGAACGCCCTGGACCGGGTGACGTCGCTGACGGCCGGCGTCGACGGCGGTGCCCTGCGGCCGGTCAGCAGCCACCGCGGGCTGACCGCGCTGGTCTCCGCCGTCCCGCGGGAGCGGTTCGGCGAGGAGGGCCTCGCGGCGCAGCTGGAGGACCTGGGCAGGCTGGAGGCCGTCGCCCGGGCCCACCACACGGTGGTGGACACCGCCTTCGCCGAGACCACCGTGCTGCCGATGCGGCTGGCCACGGTGTACCGGGACGAGGCACGCGTCGCCGCCGTGCTGGAGGAACGCCACGCCGCCTTCGACGCGTTGCTGCGCATGCTCGACGGACACGTCGAACTGGGCGTCAAGGTGTACGCGGTGCCGCAGGCGGCACCGGCGCCGGCGGAGCCCCCGGAGGGGGAGGCCGGCAGCCCCGGCCGCGCCTATCTGCAACGGCGCCGGGCCGCGCGGCGCTCCACCCAGGACAGCTACCGCGCCGCGGCCGCCACGGCGGAGGCCGCGGCGCGGCTGGCGAGCGCGATCGCGTCGGCCCGCAGCGTCCACCGGCCCCAGCAGGGCGAGTGGTCCGGCGGCCGGGGCGAGAACGTGGCCAACGAGGCCTATCTGGTGCCGCGTTCCGAGGCGGAGCGGTTCCGCGCGGAGGTGGGCGCCCTCGCGGGGGACACACCCGGTGTCGCCCTGGAGGTGACGGGGCCGTGGGCCCCGTACTCCTTCGCGACCGAGGCGGCCACGGGCGGGGCGGCGGTATGA
- a CDS encoding gas vesicle protein, translating into MSDSLAGRMPAPPRTAPSYGGQGSTANLADILERVLDKGIVIAGDIQINLLDIELLTIKLRLLVASVDKAKEMGIDWWEHDPSLSSRAVPPGRAPAADSSLGEENERLRAEIARLRETAGLPPADADAGAPREAAPAESAPGTASRGSRERSGDE; encoded by the coding sequence GTGTCCGATTCACTCGCCGGTCGTATGCCGGCCCCTCCGCGCACCGCGCCGTCCTACGGCGGCCAGGGATCCACGGCGAACCTGGCCGACATCCTGGAGCGGGTCCTCGACAAGGGCATCGTGATCGCGGGCGACATCCAGATCAACCTGCTCGACATCGAGTTGCTGACCATCAAGCTCCGCCTCCTGGTGGCCTCCGTCGACAAGGCGAAGGAGATGGGCATCGACTGGTGGGAGCACGATCCCTCCCTGTCGTCGCGCGCCGTTCCGCCGGGGCGCGCCCCCGCCGCCGACAGCTCGCTCGGCGAGGAGAACGAGCGGCTGCGGGCCGAGATAGCCCGGCTGCGGGAGACGGCCGGGCTGCCGCCGGCGGACGCCGACGCGGGCGCCCCGCGGGAGGCCGCGCCGGCGGAGTCCGCCCCGGGCACGGCGTCCCGCGGGTCGCGGGAGAGGAGCGGCGATGAGTGA